The genomic interval GGTTATGtatggggactggacaacgacggaacatctccagacaacaattaggtaaaaggtaattttataattttggttacttgtagtaatatttggGTTATAATTGAACAAATATGAGGCGAGGTGCATGTGCTCCCATGCCGAGACGTGGTGCAGGACGACCACGCAAGAGGGCGTTAGAGTCCCTGGCAACAGAGTCGCCAGAGACATCTGCTGGAGTCGAGCCTGCCGGTCAGGGACAGACTTCGTATggtactgcgggcgcgtcgggctctcaaacTCCGATGGTTTCAGAGGTAACTACCCCGACCATACCCGCCGTACCCACTCCTACcatatttacggtaccaccaacGGTACCACTGGCATACCCGGCACCACCACCACCAATGCCTACTGCATACCAGGCACCACTGTCACCGGTGCCCACTGCATACGTAGCACCCGCACCAGCAGCAGTagttgctccacatccggtaccaccaCCCACCGTACCTCCTGCCGCGCCCACCTATGCTGATCTTGCAGTGCCACCAATGGCACCTGCCTCAGTCTATGCAGCAGCACCGGGGATGCCTCCCCCGGCCTATATAACGGTACCACCTGTTATACCAGCTCGAGTGGTtctgccagttcctgcagccatcCCTACTCACCTCACTGATATAGTCACGGCACGAGCCCGGATCCTAGCactggcagagtcgatgaagagtcaattcacactcttccgaggagagactGATCCAAGTGTGGctcagtcctggatagagaccatggagcggaccttcttctacatggcttgctccgagtgggagaaagcagagctggttgCTTTctatttacgggatgaggccaaCACCTGGTGGGTTACGCAGTGATCCATCATAGGCGAGTAGAACATCACCTagaccagattcagagaggcttttgagagccgctacttCTCACGTgcatatcagatggctcgtcggcaggattttctgagtctacgATAGAACAACCGCTCGATGACGGAGTACAATACcgagtttaatcggttggccaagTTTTGTCCAGAATTAGTTACTGAGGATAGTTCCTGTATGCATCAGTTTGTCCAGGAACtagatggacatctgcaag from Zingiber officinale cultivar Zhangliang chromosome 6B, Zo_v1.1, whole genome shotgun sequence carries:
- the LOC121991292 gene encoding leucine-rich repeat extensin-like protein 3, whose translation is MPRRGAGRPRKRALESLATESPETSAGVEPAGQGQTSYGTAGASGSQTPMVSEVTTPTIPAVPTPTIFTVPPTVPLAYPAPPPPMPTAYQAPLSPVPTAYVAPAPAAVVAPHPVPPPTVPPAAPTYADLAVPPMAPASVYAAAPGMPPPAYITVPPVIPARVVLPVPAAIPTHLTDIVTAQHIASRVSGQGVQLSQTGTQQGGHKAQSSHRQQRTAPPAAIAFGMLEQEYPSALIVPQSFVPGPQYLTQGQYQP